The following proteins come from a genomic window of Micromonospora echinofusca:
- a CDS encoding non-ribosomal peptide synthetase, with translation MSAELSPLQRQLLAQIIKGGGVGAPMPAPATLPRRRGNDPVPLSYAQEAVWHLHQIAGDVPLFNVVAADWMADGTDAASFVRALRGVVERHDAMRMAIQAGADGRPLLTVAAEVPVEVEELTAADGDGPDGVFAAALAVTARPYRLDQAPLWRAAVITTPSGRRLALFAAHHIALDAASLALVIEDMASGGSPPPVGFLDFAVWQRDRIRDGGAKADLDYWRRRLAALPDPLALPTDRPRPAHRDLSGATIHRDVPKAVVDRLHAVGRASGATTYMTMLAAYLVLLHRYTGDSDLIVGASVSGRVRPELQRMIGMLVNVVPIRATVTGRESFQTLLPQVRDRVAEALEHQGVPFAVVVRETSPTHSPSQPPLAQVGFNMPTQENTAYRVRPALPITPQGSLLDFTVHVVPAAQGALRVELEYSTALFDESTATDLLTTYVELVDRLTADPALAVGRVPLTARSAVTGGSETPPALLPELVAAQAARTPDAVAVEDGGTSLTYRELLDQVQSLAARLAERGVGPETPVGVHLPRGAAAVVALLAVWRAGGCYVPLDPEHPRARIETIVADAGVRTLLAAPADAGRLAELGVEVLTVDESARGVPFPQVRLAAGHAAYVMYTSGSTGRPKGVVVTHGGIANRVWWPVNRLGLGASDRVLQKTALTFDAAGWEMFGPLISGGTVVVAPPDAPRDAAVMLRAVAEGAVTVLQVVPSVLRQLLAADGWAGCTSLRLLFSAGEPLTGELCAQVRDRVDVTIVNTYGPTECAIDVTAYRWPQEQSRGPVPIGSPLDGLRAVLLGRDGELVPRGAVGQLYVGGVNVGRGYVGRPDLTAARFVPDPYGPPGSRMYHTGDLARQRSGGEFEFVGRADDQIKINGVRVEPGEVERALETHPPVRAAVVLGRPRPDGGRQLVAFLVTDAAIETGALRAHLRRTLPEAMLPALFVRVDAIPTTSSGKIDAVALLNGVPDGLPPGERALPTDELEQVVAQEWATVLATADTVGRHDDFFALGGHSLQLGELAARLRTRTGGAVSLAQLYQATTVADQADLLRRDAAVAGNGTDAADRPAAPEIEVLPRNGLLPLSAGQQRMWMAEQLSPGSPEQMVPVVVPLPAQMTLTEVSAALARVVERHEILRTRYEMVDEQLTQVVDPPAPVEIQLVEATGADAVTRQIRELTQRSFDLATDPVLRARLVRSGPDRQSLVLLVHHIAWDGVSTQILAAELSSPGPAAAPAVQYADYAAWQSSWLAGPQAASGLEHWQRLLRGARATELPTDLPRPAHWQGRGALYVFRVPPPVAAPFVQVGQQLGATPFMTFLAAFNCLLAELTGTREIVVGAPVAGRTNPAVEKLIGYFANILVLRTEVDPGDDFRAVLRRTRESSLAAYAHQDIPFDRVLDSLRIARDRSRNPLFQIMFEVGQERPSYLPDLPEQLDLLPLPWPTAIYDLTVTLSEEPDGGYLGLVEYSTDLFRPASIERLIRRYRHLLQQVATDPDASVGGLAARTLPELLGRQAAARPDAVAVEQGGDRLTYGELARRVSVAAARLRAAGVGPESTVAVCLPRGLDLIVTALAVMAAGGVHAPLDVTGPGARLASIVASMDPAVVVVTPDAVGSVPSGGPAVLVPEDLRTSAPTDDGGVRRPGAGDRPDTALAGQLAYLIHTSGSTGEPKGVQVEHGAFLAHCEDVALRYGLAATDRILTTSPPFVDVAMEHLGMTLVSGATLVLAAAGGWSPADLPDLVAATRVTFLDLPPMAWRDMLDRVVKADSRLDTLRAVNIGTDVVYAEDVHRWHELGIDARFIACYGPTEAVVTSTLYEVTEARAAGLPHGAVVPIGTEVGRTVGYVLDEQLRQVRPGARGELFLGGGLARGYHGRPSLTAERFLPDPFSTVPGARMYRTGDVVSRNAEGVLDFHGRADRQVKINGFRVEPAEVEACLLTHPGIRAASVTAATRGGAAQLVGYVVAADPTPPDARDLGAYLRARLPEAMVPRHWVFLAELPKSGAGKVDLRALPPIAAEAGDDEGERTGEASAEATVEDLIAEIWCAVLGLPAVEHDADFFAIGGNSLLATRVRTRIQDLFAVTIPLGDLFGATTVGQQVELVTRLVVDEVDALPEDEVAALLLDQDEPGERR, from the coding sequence GTGAGTGCCGAACTCTCGCCGCTCCAGCGGCAGTTGCTCGCCCAGATCATCAAGGGCGGCGGCGTGGGCGCACCGATGCCGGCGCCGGCGACACTGCCGCGCCGGCGCGGCAACGATCCGGTGCCGCTCTCGTACGCCCAGGAGGCGGTCTGGCACCTGCACCAGATCGCCGGTGACGTGCCGCTGTTCAACGTGGTCGCCGCGGACTGGATGGCCGACGGCACGGACGCGGCGAGCTTCGTGAGGGCGCTGCGCGGGGTCGTCGAGCGCCACGACGCGATGCGGATGGCGATCCAGGCGGGCGCCGACGGCAGGCCGCTGCTGACCGTGGCCGCCGAGGTGCCCGTCGAGGTGGAGGAGTTGACGGCGGCGGACGGGGACGGTCCGGACGGCGTGTTCGCCGCCGCCCTGGCCGTCACCGCCCGGCCGTACCGGCTCGACCAGGCGCCGCTGTGGCGGGCCGCGGTCATCACCACGCCCTCGGGACGCCGGCTGGCCCTGTTCGCCGCGCACCACATCGCCCTGGACGCCGCGTCGCTCGCCCTCGTCATCGAGGACATGGCGAGTGGGGGGAGTCCACCGCCGGTCGGCTTCCTCGACTTCGCCGTCTGGCAGCGGGACCGGATCCGCGACGGCGGCGCGAAGGCCGACCTGGACTACTGGCGCCGACGGCTCGCGGCGCTGCCCGACCCGCTGGCGTTGCCGACCGACCGGCCCCGGCCGGCGCACCGCGACCTCTCCGGCGCGACCATCCACCGGGACGTCCCGAAGGCGGTCGTGGACCGGTTGCACGCCGTCGGCCGCGCGTCCGGCGCGACCACCTACATGACGATGCTCGCGGCCTATCTCGTGCTGCTGCACCGCTACACCGGCGACTCGGATCTCATCGTCGGGGCCAGCGTGTCCGGTCGGGTCCGGCCCGAGCTGCAACGGATGATCGGCATGCTGGTCAACGTGGTGCCGATCCGCGCCACGGTCACCGGCCGGGAGAGTTTCCAGACGCTGCTGCCCCAGGTCCGTGACCGGGTGGCGGAGGCCCTGGAGCACCAGGGTGTGCCGTTCGCCGTGGTGGTGCGCGAGACCAGCCCGACGCACAGTCCCAGCCAGCCGCCGCTGGCCCAGGTCGGCTTCAACATGCCGACGCAGGAGAACACCGCCTACCGGGTGCGGCCCGCACTGCCGATCACACCGCAGGGGTCGCTGCTCGACTTCACCGTGCACGTCGTACCGGCCGCGCAGGGCGCCCTGCGGGTCGAACTCGAATACTCCACCGCGCTGTTCGACGAGTCGACGGCCACGGACCTGCTGACCACGTACGTCGAGCTGGTGGACCGGCTCACGGCGGACCCGGCGCTCGCGGTGGGCCGGGTGCCGCTCACCGCCAGGTCGGCAGTCACGGGCGGGTCCGAGACGCCACCGGCGCTGTTGCCCGAACTCGTCGCCGCGCAGGCCGCCCGCACCCCGGACGCCGTGGCGGTCGAGGACGGCGGCACCTCGCTGACCTACCGGGAGCTGCTGGACCAGGTGCAGTCGCTGGCCGCCCGCCTGGCCGAGCGGGGTGTCGGGCCGGAGACCCCGGTCGGGGTCCACCTGCCGAGGGGCGCCGCCGCGGTGGTGGCTCTGCTGGCGGTCTGGCGGGCCGGGGGCTGCTACGTCCCGCTCGACCCCGAGCACCCGCGGGCGCGCATCGAGACGATCGTCGCCGACGCGGGCGTACGGACCCTGCTCGCGGCCCCGGCCGACGCCGGACGCCTGGCGGAGCTCGGAGTCGAGGTCCTCACGGTGGACGAATCCGCGCGCGGCGTCCCGTTCCCCCAGGTCCGGCTCGCGGCCGGGCACGCGGCGTACGTGATGTACACCTCCGGCTCGACCGGGCGACCCAAGGGTGTGGTCGTCACCCACGGCGGCATCGCCAACCGGGTCTGGTGGCCGGTCAACCGGCTCGGGCTCGGCGCGTCGGACCGGGTGCTGCAGAAGACGGCGCTGACCTTCGACGCCGCGGGCTGGGAGATGTTCGGCCCGCTGATCAGTGGCGGCACCGTCGTCGTCGCCCCGCCCGACGCGCCACGTGACGCGGCGGTGATGCTGCGCGCGGTGGCCGAGGGGGCGGTGACCGTGCTCCAGGTGGTGCCCTCGGTGCTGCGGCAGCTGCTCGCCGCGGACGGCTGGGCCGGCTGCACCTCGCTGCGGCTGCTGTTCAGCGCCGGCGAGCCGCTCACCGGTGAGTTGTGTGCGCAGGTCCGCGACCGGGTCGACGTCACGATCGTCAACACGTACGGGCCCACCGAGTGCGCGATCGACGTGACCGCGTACCGGTGGCCACAGGAGCAGAGCCGGGGGCCGGTGCCGATCGGCAGCCCGCTGGACGGGCTGCGGGCGGTCCTGCTCGGCCGGGACGGCGAACTGGTTCCCCGGGGGGCCGTCGGCCAGCTCTACGTCGGCGGCGTCAACGTCGGCCGGGGGTACGTCGGGCGGCCCGACCTGACCGCCGCCCGGTTCGTGCCCGACCCGTACGGGCCACCCGGATCGCGGATGTACCACACCGGTGACCTGGCGCGGCAGCGGTCCGGTGGGGAATTCGAGTTCGTGGGCCGGGCGGACGACCAGATCAAGATCAACGGTGTCCGCGTCGAGCCCGGCGAGGTCGAGCGGGCGCTGGAGACGCATCCCCCGGTGCGGGCGGCTGTCGTGCTGGGGCGTCCGCGTCCAGACGGGGGGCGTCAGCTCGTGGCGTTCCTGGTCACCGACGCCGCCATCGAAACCGGTGCGCTGCGTGCGCACCTGCGTCGGACCCTGCCGGAGGCGATGCTGCCCGCGCTGTTCGTCCGGGTGGACGCGATACCCACCACGTCCAGTGGCAAGATCGACGCGGTTGCCCTGCTGAACGGGGTTCCGGACGGGCTGCCGCCCGGCGAGCGGGCGTTGCCCACCGACGAGTTGGAACAGGTCGTCGCGCAGGAGTGGGCCACGGTACTGGCGACCGCCGACACCGTGGGCAGGCACGACGACTTCTTCGCGCTCGGTGGACACTCCCTGCAACTGGGGGAACTGGCGGCCCGGCTGCGGACGCGTACCGGTGGGGCCGTCTCGCTGGCACAGCTGTACCAGGCCACCACCGTCGCCGACCAGGCCGACCTGCTGCGCCGGGACGCGGCGGTGGCCGGCAACGGGACCGACGCGGCGGACCGACCCGCCGCACCCGAGATCGAGGTGCTGCCCAGAAACGGGCTGCTGCCGTTGTCGGCCGGACAGCAGCGGATGTGGATGGCGGAGCAGCTGAGTCCGGGCAGCCCGGAGCAGATGGTGCCGGTGGTGGTGCCGCTGCCGGCGCAGATGACGCTCACCGAGGTGAGCGCCGCACTCGCCCGCGTGGTCGAGCGGCACGAGATCCTGCGTACCCGCTACGAGATGGTCGACGAGCAGCTCACCCAGGTCGTCGATCCGCCCGCCCCTGTCGAGATCCAGCTCGTCGAGGCCACCGGCGCGGACGCGGTGACCCGGCAGATCAGGGAGCTGACCCAGCGGTCCTTCGACCTGGCCACCGACCCGGTCCTGCGCGCCCGGCTGGTCCGCTCCGGCCCCGACCGGCAGTCGCTGGTCCTGCTCGTGCACCACATCGCCTGGGACGGCGTGTCGACGCAGATCCTCGCCGCCGAACTGTCGTCCCCCGGGCCGGCCGCCGCACCGGCCGTTCAGTACGCCGACTACGCCGCCTGGCAGTCGTCCTGGTTGGCGGGCCCGCAGGCGGCCAGTGGACTCGAGCACTGGCAGCGGCTGCTCCGCGGGGCACGCGCGACCGAACTCCCCACCGACCTGCCCCGGCCCGCCCACTGGCAGGGCCGTGGCGCGTTGTACGTGTTCCGGGTGCCGCCCCCGGTCGCCGCCCCGTTCGTGCAGGTCGGGCAGCAACTCGGCGCCACCCCGTTCATGACCTTCCTGGCAGCGTTCAACTGCCTGCTCGCAGAGCTGACCGGCACCCGGGAGATCGTCGTCGGCGCACCCGTCGCCGGTCGGACCAACCCGGCGGTGGAGAAGCTCATCGGCTACTTCGCGAACATCCTCGTGCTGCGTACCGAGGTGGACCCGGGCGACGACTTCCGAGCCGTGCTGCGGCGGACCCGGGAGAGTTCCCTGGCCGCCTACGCGCATCAGGACATCCCGTTCGACCGGGTCCTGGACAGCCTGCGGATCGCCCGCGACCGCTCCCGTAACCCCCTGTTCCAGATCATGTTCGAGGTGGGGCAGGAGCGGCCGTCGTACCTTCCCGACCTGCCGGAGCAGCTGGATCTGCTGCCGTTGCCGTGGCCGACGGCGATCTACGACCTCACCGTCACGCTGAGCGAGGAACCGGACGGTGGTTACCTGGGGCTCGTCGAGTACTCGACGGACCTCTTCCGGCCGGCGAGCATCGAACGGCTGATCCGCCGCTACCGACACCTGCTCCAGCAGGTCGCCACCGATCCGGACGCGTCCGTCGGTGGGCTGGCCGCCCGTACCCTGCCCGAACTGCTCGGGCGTCAGGCGGCGGCGCGGCCGGACGCCGTCGCGGTGGAGCAGGGCGGCGACCGCCTCACCTACGGTGAGTTGGCCCGGCGGGTCAGCGTGGCGGCGGCCCGCCTGCGCGCCGCCGGGGTGGGGCCCGAGTCGACCGTCGCGGTCTGTCTTCCCCGTGGCCTGGACCTGATCGTGACCGCGCTCGCGGTGATGGCGGCCGGCGGTGTGCACGCCCCGCTCGACGTCACCGGGCCAGGAGCGCGGCTGGCGTCGATCGTGGCGTCGATGGACCCCGCCGTCGTGGTGGTGACGCCGGACGCCGTCGGGTCGGTGCCCTCCGGTGGCCCGGCGGTGCTGGTGCCGGAGGACCTGCGGACGTCCGCCCCCACGGACGACGGCGGGGTACGACGCCCGGGAGCCGGAGACCGGCCGGACACCGCCCTTGCCGGACAGCTCGCATATCTCATCCACACGTCCGGCTCCACCGGCGAGCCCAAGGGCGTGCAGGTGGAACACGGCGCGTTCCTGGCCCACTGCGAGGACGTGGCGCTGCGGTACGGGCTGGCCGCCACCGACCGGATCCTGACGACGAGTCCGCCCTTCGTGGACGTCGCGATGGAACACCTCGGCATGACCCTGGTGTCGGGCGCGACCCTGGTGCTCGCCGCCGCCGGCGGGTGGAGCCCGGCCGACCTGCCCGATCTGGTCGCCGCCACGCGGGTCACCTTCCTCGACCTGCCGCCGATGGCGTGGCGGGACATGCTCGACCGGGTCGTGAAGGCCGACAGCCGGCTGGATACCCTGCGCGCGGTCAACATCGGTACGGACGTGGTGTACGCCGAGGACGTGCACCGGTGGCACGAACTCGGCATCGACGCGCGCTTCATCGCCTGTTACGGGCCGACCGAGGCCGTCGTCACGTCGACCCTCTACGAGGTCACCGAGGCGCGTGCCGCCGGCCTGCCCCACGGGGCGGTCGTGCCGATCGGCACCGAGGTGGGACGCACCGTCGGCTACGTGCTCGACGAGCAGCTGCGACAGGTGCGGCCCGGCGCCCGGGGCGAGCTCTTCCTGGGGGGCGGCCTCGCGCGTGGCTACCACGGACGCCCCTCGCTCACCGCCGAGCGCTTCCTGCCGGATCCGTTCTCGACGGTGCCCGGGGCCCGGATGTACCGCACGGGTGACGTGGTCAGCCGGAACGCCGAAGGGGTGCTGGACTTCCACGGCCGGGCGGACCGTCAGGTGAAGATCAACGGCTTCCGGGTCGAGCCCGCCGAGGTAGAGGCGTGCCTGCTCACCCACCCGGGGATCCGGGCGGCGAGTGTCACCGCCGCCACGCGGGGCGGCGCAGCGCAGCTTGTCGGCTACGTCGTGGCCGCCGACCCCACCCCACCGGACGCGCGCGATCTCGGTGCGTACCTGCGGGCACGGCTACCGGAGGCGATGGTCCCGCGGCACTGGGTCTTCCTCGCCGAGCTGCCGAAGTCCGGGGCGGGGAAGGTGGACCTGAGGGCGCTCCCGCCGATCGCCGCCGAGGCCGGCGACGACGAGGGCGAGCGCACCGGGGAGGCGTCCGCCGAGGCGACCGTCGAGGACCTGATAGCCGAGATCTGGTGCGCCGTGCTCGGTCTCCCCGCGGTCGAGCACGATGCCGACTTCTTCGCGATCGGCGGTAACTCGCTGCTGGCCACCCGGGTCCGTACCCGGATCCAGGACCTCTTCGCGGTGACCATCCCGCTGGGGGACCTGTTCGGGGCGACGACGGTCGGGCAACAGGTGGAACTGGTCACCCGACTCGTCGTCGACGAGGTCGACGCGTTGCCCGAGGACGAGGTGGCCGCGCTCCTGCTGGATCAGGACGAGCCTGGGGAGAGACGATGA
- the sbnB gene encoding 2,3-diaminopropionate biosynthesis protein SbnB, producing MLILTSTDVRAALHGREAEVLHAVEQAYLAHEAGRSALPHSVFLRFPENDRNRIIALPAYLGGPEPTAGVKWISSFPANITQGVPRASSAIILNSMRTGQPEVLLEGARVSAWRTAASATLAARLLPAESDQAGVTLLGCGVINFAVLRFLSQVVPGLADVTVHDVDTERATAFQARCAEVLPSLTVHVEPDQGRALGRNTLVSVATNALTPYLDTRQLRPGTLVLHISLRDVLPDAVLEAVNVVDDVDHVLRAATSVDVAARQVGHHDFIAATIGQLAARPGTPPRDPHRVTVVSPFGLGVLDLAVAGLAVRIARDTGLGARIENFVPAKEDLS from the coding sequence ATGTTGATCCTCACCAGCACCGACGTGCGCGCGGCCCTGCACGGCCGGGAGGCCGAGGTGCTGCACGCCGTGGAGCAGGCGTATCTCGCGCACGAGGCGGGGCGGTCGGCGCTGCCGCACTCGGTGTTCCTCCGGTTCCCCGAGAACGACCGGAACCGGATCATCGCGCTGCCGGCCTACCTGGGTGGCCCGGAACCGACGGCCGGGGTCAAGTGGATCTCGTCGTTCCCGGCCAACATCACGCAGGGGGTGCCGCGGGCGTCGTCCGCCATCATCCTCAACTCGATGCGCACCGGGCAGCCCGAGGTGCTGCTCGAGGGGGCCCGGGTCTCCGCCTGGCGTACGGCCGCCAGCGCCACCCTGGCGGCCCGGCTCCTGCCCGCCGAGAGCGACCAGGCCGGGGTGACCCTGCTGGGCTGCGGGGTCATCAACTTCGCCGTGCTGCGGTTCCTCAGTCAGGTCGTCCCCGGCCTCGCCGACGTCACGGTGCACGACGTCGACACGGAGCGGGCCACCGCGTTCCAGGCCCGGTGCGCGGAGGTGCTGCCCTCCCTCACGGTGCACGTCGAGCCGGACCAGGGGCGGGCGTTGGGCCGCAACACCCTGGTGAGTGTCGCGACCAACGCGCTGACGCCGTACCTGGACACCCGGCAGCTGCGGCCGGGCACGCTGGTGCTGCACATCTCGCTGCGGGACGTGCTGCCCGACGCCGTCCTCGAGGCGGTCAACGTGGTCGACGACGTCGACCACGTCCTGCGCGCCGCGACCTCGGTCGACGTCGCCGCACGACAGGTCGGTCACCACGACTTCATCGCCGCCACCATCGGTCAACTCGCGGCCCGGCCGGGGACTCCCCCGCGGGATCCGCACCGGGTCACCGTCGTCTCTCCCTTCGGGCTGGGTGTGCTCGACCTGGCGGTGGCCGGGCTGGCCGTCAGGATCGCCCGGGACACGGGTCTCGGCGCGCGGATCGAGAACTTCGTCCCGGCGAAGGAGGACCTGTCGTGA
- a CDS encoding lantibiotic dehydratase, with translation MNEPVVLTSDWALWPVAPVRAAGMPFDWLAGFAEDGLAAVRELLAEPDFLAALTWQNPAAAEWARRPGSALTSYRAGVLTRYAQRYCAKNDSIGFFGPVGWATFSGAAGDSLRVTGTAGVRSTSASFELWAVRALAQRWAEDPAIRPHLPVRRVPSVSVHEGRAHRPFQAPLTLEPTQLALLDRLAKAGFTEAELSADERLALARLVADRIVVAEFVLPPGAHPEQELLAHLVKLPETEARDQAVADLTGLIDQLAAAERFVRQPAQLAPVLTAVEQRFAELAGQAAQRTKDEAAAGRTLAYVDCRRDLDAVVPAGLVDQVAEPLGLLLQSARWLTGEVRAAVDERLCEAYAELRNRRETVLLSDLHIAAADVLAGAPGTLIDEIAEDFRLRWSEILRDATGTDPVQLASEDIEALVDRLFPPCEPGWAAARQHSPDLMLATGGGRPLWVLGELHTAMNTLESRFFHTLADEPGQLVELTARDMAGGRIVPSYPYGPQIDSRRYPPLTVHVPDRYLYWAHSTDMGAPDGVSVLPAAGLVVRDRDEGLTAGPRDGRWELPVAEFFGEFLSAITVNRFRIPGPGPRITLDDLVIRRATWAFAADDLPPKVLGARGYRPEVLSAFLTERGLPRHLFAQLPGEPKPFYVDRDAPLLVTNLARSWRRADRGPVVLQEMLPGPDQLWLRDAAGRRYTSEFRMVAVDRRARVLPGLADAGRTENPC, from the coding sequence GTGAACGAACCCGTCGTGCTCACCAGTGACTGGGCGCTGTGGCCGGTGGCCCCGGTACGCGCTGCCGGCATGCCGTTCGACTGGCTCGCCGGTTTCGCCGAGGACGGGCTTGCCGCCGTCCGTGAGCTGCTGGCCGAGCCGGACTTCCTCGCCGCGCTCACCTGGCAGAATCCGGCAGCGGCCGAATGGGCCCGGCGGCCCGGTTCCGCGCTCACCTCGTACCGCGCGGGGGTGCTGACCAGGTACGCCCAGCGGTACTGCGCGAAGAACGACAGCATCGGCTTCTTCGGCCCGGTCGGCTGGGCCACCTTCAGTGGCGCGGCCGGCGACTCGCTCAGGGTGACCGGAACGGCGGGGGTACGCAGCACCAGCGCCTCGTTCGAACTGTGGGCGGTGCGCGCCCTGGCGCAGCGGTGGGCCGAGGACCCCGCCATCCGGCCGCATCTCCCGGTGCGACGGGTGCCCAGCGTCAGCGTCCACGAGGGACGGGCGCACCGGCCGTTCCAGGCGCCGCTGACGCTGGAGCCGACGCAGCTCGCCCTGCTGGACCGCCTCGCCAAGGCCGGCTTCACCGAGGCCGAGCTCAGCGCCGACGAGCGGCTGGCCCTGGCCCGACTGGTCGCCGACCGGATCGTCGTCGCCGAGTTCGTGTTGCCACCGGGCGCGCATCCGGAGCAGGAACTGCTGGCCCACCTGGTGAAGCTGCCGGAGACCGAGGCACGCGACCAGGCGGTGGCGGACCTGACGGGCCTCATCGACCAGCTCGCGGCGGCCGAGCGGTTCGTCCGGCAGCCGGCGCAACTGGCCCCGGTGCTGACCGCGGTGGAACAGCGGTTCGCCGAACTCGCCGGCCAGGCCGCCCAGCGGACCAAGGACGAGGCGGCGGCCGGACGCACCCTCGCGTACGTCGACTGCCGGCGGGACCTCGACGCGGTGGTGCCCGCCGGCCTCGTCGATCAGGTGGCTGAGCCGCTGGGGCTGCTCCTGCAGTCGGCCCGGTGGCTGACCGGTGAGGTGCGGGCGGCCGTGGACGAACGGCTGTGCGAGGCCTACGCGGAGTTGCGCAACCGGCGGGAGACGGTCCTCCTCTCCGACCTGCACATCGCCGCGGCGGACGTGCTGGCCGGCGCCCCCGGGACGCTCATCGACGAGATCGCCGAGGACTTCCGGCTGCGGTGGTCGGAGATCCTGCGCGACGCGACCGGCACCGACCCGGTCCAACTGGCCAGCGAGGACATCGAGGCGCTGGTCGACCGGCTGTTCCCCCCGTGCGAGCCCGGCTGGGCGGCGGCCCGGCAGCACAGTCCCGACCTCATGCTCGCCACGGGCGGGGGGCGGCCGCTCTGGGTCCTCGGTGAGCTGCACACCGCCATGAACACCCTGGAGTCGCGGTTCTTCCACACCCTCGCGGACGAGCCCGGGCAACTGGTGGAGCTGACGGCCCGGGACATGGCCGGTGGCCGGATCGTGCCGAGTTATCCGTACGGGCCGCAGATCGACTCGCGTCGGTATCCGCCGCTGACCGTGCACGTGCCCGACCGGTACCTGTACTGGGCGCACAGCACGGACATGGGCGCCCCGGACGGCGTGTCGGTCCTGCCGGCGGCGGGACTCGTCGTCCGGGACCGCGACGAGGGGCTCACCGCCGGCCCCCGGGACGGGCGGTGGGAGCTGCCGGTCGCCGAATTCTTCGGCGAGTTCCTCTCGGCCATCACGGTCAACCGGTTCCGGATTCCCGGGCCCGGCCCGCGGATCACCCTGGACGACCTGGTCATCCGGCGGGCGACCTGGGCGTTCGCGGCCGACGACCTACCGCCGAAGGTGCTCGGCGCCCGTGGCTACCGGCCCGAGGTGCTCAGCGCCTTCCTCACCGAGCGGGGCCTGCCACGGCACCTGTTCGCACAACTGCCGGGTGAACCGAAGCCGTTCTACGTCGATCGTGACGCGCCGCTGCTGGTGACGAACCTGGCTCGCAGCTGGCGGCGGGCCGACCGGGGACCGGTCGTGCTCCAGGAGATGCTGCCCGGCCCCGACCAGCTGTGGCTGCGGGACGCGGCAGGACGGCGTTACACCAGCGAGTTCCGCATGGTCGCGGTGGACCGTAGGGCGCGGGTGCTGCCCGGCCTGGCCGACGCAGGGCGAACGGAGAACCCATGTTGA